In the genome of Sciurus carolinensis chromosome 3, mSciCar1.2, whole genome shotgun sequence, one region contains:
- the Xirp2 gene encoding xin actin-binding repeat-containing protein 2 isoform X1 — protein MARYQAAVSRGDCRSFSANMMEESEMCTVPGGLAKVKKQFEKDKNISSSCNTFSQYQYQHQNRSEQEVIHSSQEMRRNEQEVSKSHGIDILQTEMVSHLEKHTQELNQASQFHQYVQETVIDTPEDEEVPKVSTKFLREQFEKSAQEKVLYSDKETTTPAKQIKIEHKYEDTIKPSSVVGSSSSTYTSTSQRKETSASRYNDHSITSSTLAQVNGTSSGKMEEFPPPPPDVLQTPIDATAFSQSPEVPSPPKRLPVPKDLYSKQRNLYELNRLYKHIHPELRKNLEKDYISEVSEIVSSQINSGSSVSADVQQARYVFENTNDSSQKDLNSERECLEWDEILKGEVQSIRWIFENQPLDSINHGSPDGDNTSKGIADQEIIAGGDVKYTTWMFETQPMDMLGVHSSVTEVNAEKLPELARGDVRTARWMFETRPLDSMNKIHQSQEESALAIIKDITGGDVKTVRYMFETQHLDQLGQLHSVDEANLLQLRSELKEIKGNVKRSIKCFETQPLYVIRDGLGQMLEIKTVHREDVEKGDVRTARWMFETQPLDTINKDITEIKVVRGISMEENVKGGVSRAKWLFETQPLEKIKESEEVITEKETIIGTDVSKKCWMFETQPLDILKEVPDADPVSPEEIIGGDVQTTKHLFETLPMEALKDSPDVGKLQKITASEEEKGDVRHQKWIFETQPLEEIREGKKEYTRTVKLEEVDRGDVRNYTHIFESNNLIKFDASHKIEVEGVTRGAVELNKSLFETTPLYAIQDHLGKYHQVKTVQQEEILRGDVRSCRWLFETRPIDQFDESLHKFQIIRGISAQEIQTGNVKSAKWLFETQPLDSIKYFSNVEETETKTEQTTDIVKGDVKTCKWLFETQPMESLYEKVSLTSGSEEIHKGDVKTCTWLFETQPLDTIRDNSETTVKLQTVKQEEIQGGDVRSACFLFETENLDSIQGEEGKETKPVEMEIQAGDVSSMRYKFENQSLDSISSSSEEVLKKIKTLKSEDIQKGNVLNCRWLFENQPIDMIKASQDHNGSVKTVTDIQGGDVRKGCFIFETFSLDEIKEESDSTSTKKTITEEVIKGDVKSYRMLFETQPLYAIQDREGYFHEVTTVKKEEVIHGDVRGTRWLFETKPLDSINESQTVYVIQSVTQEDIHKGDVSSVRYRFETQPLDQISEESHNIVPTVDCIQGGNVKTSKQFFESENIGKSNYVRTVSVNEIQKGNVKTSTWLFETHTIDELRGEGSEYENIKTVTQEDVQKGDVKQAVWLFENQTLDSIKEADESPTKMTKEEIPPSDVKTTTWLFETTPLHEFNETIIEKVEIIGKSIKETLQDLYSQKVIEAPGIIIEADEVGDVRMAKYKLMNQSSPEIQKEEIIRVDLRSIMMNLLSKRDCTKREIWVSEEEKGNVNFTKTQLLNRSTEVHAEKEEIVRGDVQQAIKNLLSEERPAKRGIVIQEDERGDINMTIYCLLHENASDTIEREEVIGGDVRRAIHNLLSSSSNSKISERAKIDASERGNVQFFTTCIETGALDYLKQLQTGSDETLMTKKPEEEEIIGGDVEGTKLLLKRRQSQVERTVSEADIIPGDVHNTVKMFMAEPQSSSHETHKEEIIKGDLKSTLNSLSQAISQKAVAKTEEIVKGDMLATLKSLQESTHRWKGSQQPSAIPCDIEQAIECLEKATNTKTEILKKELIRDDLEKSLRSLKEVQKGFKEVNKESIIRKDGHTGMGGSSERQETEVNQVAVQRDKKSVLQPRPGAFEPKASWQGGAEALSAMTGELCHGTLTEERSEVSLPKAPKGTVKIVIDREQNNDALEKSLRRLSNSHHQDITNVLETGSRMGVQTDTTKEQQLSDKHMSRQLTSTVSVKENLKSTESETVRKLKKDEVFNSTGSTDRTLEKQQVQTCELKNGHQKTETFHEKSPKKTKNIKIPTETQRFTPGPTQHPGHMQIGEMYEVTRDFQKQTLLKQEMQYSNKDIKKNSMNLQPLPVDEDISNITGVKVSEKNHNKFKATDKKQKSDIHLESQDFLMKTNTSKDLKMAMERSFNPINFNPENNGKESEGSLPPPSPPPPPPSNASSEIEFPLPPPPPLILLPEKNEFPPSLSTEKIRAEFESFSGLPLPPPPADEKSEKESLSIFLPPPLPPAQSQIPAHLLSSSVPEKHSEAFIQQYSQKEALSSQETHSQCKVITGKSPPPTLPKPKFPKRIQDKKNQLLPKVELEDSLSSSVPEKHSEAFIQQYSQKEALSSQQIHSQSKITTGKSPPPTLPKPKFPKRIEDKKNQLFPKVEREDSPSNMECKTTPLKYEKKVEMAMSSEHTETKQNTFRKSLDERKQLSVDSAKSLSQTVPETSALKGKQMVPLIKSHSFPAVSGQQSPKPYMRKFKTPLMIAEEKYRQQREELEKQRKEMSYCHIVRTENQNRDLSELEKETVLQKTNKEVPLPTTDSVLPVAQPIPVLSDSESNIQVAGARSDDQLSTASAVTVAATRLQHAQAASEEKTKVKKEVLQSSRDTTQSKSACEINQSHQECSTQQTQQKCLRQLLSPQSKSGSPSFKVKTIKLPTVDHVDINYESHRKQSQVDVQAITKEQHQETKKTEASTEYSNRQAVTEQYYQIPKKEKRVTIQLPSEFSEKSHESKFKIVPEKQRDFREPVRGKFLETEEKNRGTSMISSKEERLIVEGQQEHLSNRSAPKAVKQKIIDAHCESQTQNFQQTQIQTSESTVEHKKLSQSCDIQQEKKCLRDKGIQQKQVSSNTKDSKQEITQNKSSFSSVKESQQDNGKCAVNILEFLRKREELQQILSRVKQFEAEPNKSGLKTFQTLLNIIPVWLISEEKREYGVHIAMENNLEKVKEEIARIKTQAEDMLVYCENKIQTAMITSKTGLQENKPISLKEASSKVSNTKASYNENMEQKENKIVEEKIAHHQEATHHEATVHNCTKTHEEIKLDDSKISPPSLKTRPPSPTFITIESTARRTETSAKDELSQSPKKDSCVEPPPRGPMPQSPRIHRANTSPSPPRSRSEQLIKLKDTTAKLSRGTVPCPPATPVPIVEKRTEIIRSPATLRRQIKIESRDRVSPPTITIPVHVNHIGGASFRESMEAQEEVRKVEKRATYVHKDGVNSINGIVPDTESYDAVEVIRKVEVPRLSEHTQRYEAANRTVQMAEKYVNDRENEINRWFREFEEGPVFEAKSDRRVYANGEANHNIKQESRTFCKEEFGVTSSENTNFADFSYKYPIEFQEKISVKQPKVRSETRSLSEHFSGMDTFESQVVGSKVTASSSHSSEAGKSGFDFKHAPPTYEDVIAGHILDISDSPKELRRNFQKTWQESERVFQSLGYATSETSATETTFQEGSAFISEAATPRQGNMYTLSKDSISNGVLSGRQAEFS, from the exons TTATTGATACACCTGAGGATGAAGAAGTTCCTAAGGTTTCAACTAAGTTTCTGAGAGAGCAATTTGAAAAATCTGCCCAGGAAAAGGTCCTTTATTCTGACAAAGAGACAACAACCCCAGCCAAGCAGATTAAG ATTGAGCATAAATATGAAGACACTATAAAGCCATCATCTGTTGTgggttcctcttcctctacttaTACTTCAACTAGTCAGAGAAAGGAAACATCTGCTTCAAGATATAATGATCACAGTATTACTTCCTCAACTCTGGCACAAGTTAATGGTACTTCTTCAGGAAAGATGGAAGAatttcctcctccaccacctgaTGTACTTCAAACTCCAATAGATGCAACAGCATTTTCCCAGTCCCCTGAAGTCCCCAGTCCTCCTAAGAGATTACCAGTCCCCAAAGATTTATATTCCAAGCAAAGAAATTTGTATGAATTAAACCGCTTATATAAACACATTCATCCTGAGTTaaggaaaaatttagaaaaagattaTATCAGTGAGGTTTCTGAGATTGTTTCTAGTCAAATAAACTCAGGGAGCTCAGTTTCAGCAGATGTGCAGCAAGCTCGGTATGTTTTTGAAAATACGAATGACAGTTCTCAAAAAGATCTGAACTCAGAAAGAGAATGCTTGGAATGGGATGAAATTCTGAAAGGAGAGGTGCAGTCCATAAGATGGATCTTTGAGAATCAACCATTAGATTCTATCAACCATGGCTCTCCAGATGGAGATAACACTTCTAAGGGCATTGCTGATCAAGAAATTATTGCTGGTGGTGATGTGAAGTATACTACATGGATGTTTGAAACCCAACCCATGGATATGCTGGGGGTTCATTCTTCTGTCACTGAAGTAAATGCTGAGAAATTACCTGAGCTAGCCAGAGGAGATGTCCGCACAGCCCGGTGGATGTTTGAAACAAGGCCATTAGACTCAATGAATAAAATTCATCAAAGTCAAGAGGAATCAGCATTAGCTATTATTAAGGATATAACTGGGGGAGATGTCAAGACTGTGAGATATATGTTTGAAACTCAACATCTGGATCAACTTGGACAGCTTCATTCAGTGGATGAGGCTAACTTACTGCAACTCAGGTCTGAgctcaaagaaattaagggaaatGTCAAGAGAagtataaaatgttttgaaactcAACCATTATATGTTATTAGAGATGGTCTGGGTCAAATGCTAGAAATTAAAACTGTTCACAGAGAAGATGTAGAAAAGGGGGATGTGAGAACAGCACGTTGGATGTTCGAAACACAGCCTTTAGACACAATTAACAAGGATATTACAGAAATTAAAGTTGTCCGGGGAATATCCATGGAGGAAAATGTCAAAGGTGGAGTGAGTAGGGCAAAGTGGTTATTTGAAACCCAACCACTGGAAAAAATCAAAGAGTCAGAAGAGGTCATCactgaaaaggaaacaatcatagGCACAGATGTGTCCAAAAAGTGTTGGATGTTTGAAACGCAGCCATTAGACATTCTAAAAGAAGTTCCTGATGCAGATCCTGTGTCACCTGAAGAGATCATAGGGGGTGATGTACAAACCACCAAGCACCTATTTGAAACACTTCCAATGGAGGCTTTAAAGGATAGTCCTGATGTTGGAAAGCTTCAAAAAATCACTGCctctgaagaagaaaaaggtgATGTCAGGCACCAGAAATGGATTTTTGAAACTCAACCTCTGGAAGAGATAAGAGAAGGTAAAAAAGAATACACACGAACAGTGAAGCTTGAAGAAGTCGACAGAGGAGATGTCAGAAATTACACGCATATCTTTGAATCAAACAATCTAATCAAATTTGATGCATCACATAAAATAGAAGTGGAAGGAGTCACAAGGGGTGCTGTGGAGTTAAACAAATCTCTTTTTGAGACAACACCACTGTATGCTATTCAAGATCACCTTGGAAAGTACCATCAAGTAAAGACAGTTCAGCAAGAAGAAATCCTAAGAGGTGACGTAAGAAGCTGTAGATGGCTTTTTGAAACAAGGCCCATTGACCAGTTTGATGAAAGTCTTCACAAATTTCAGATAATTAGAGGAATATCTGCTCAAGAAATACAGACTGGAAATGTGAAATCTGCTAAATGGTTGTTCGAAACCCAACCTCTTGattcaattaaatatttcagtaatgtggaagaaacagaaactaaaacTGAACAAACTACAGACATTGTTAAAGGTGATGTCAAAACCTGTAAATGGCTATTTGAAACCCAGCCAATGGAGTCTCTTTATGAAAAGGTTTCATTAACGAGTGGCAGTGAAGAAATTCATAAAGGAGATGTCAAAACCTGTACTTGGCTTTTTGAAACCCAGCCACTTGATACCATAAGAGACAACTCTGAAACAACAGTCAAGTTACAAACTGTCAAACAGGAGGAGATCCAAGGCGGGGATGTTCGTTcagcatgttttctttttgagacagaaaATCTGGACAGCATacaaggagaggaggggaaagaaaccAAGCCTGTGGAAATGGAGATCCAAGCTGGGGATGTCTCCAGCATGAGgtataaatttgaaaatcaatcctTAGATTCTATAAGTTCCAGTTCAGAGGAAGTTTTGAAAAAGATCAAAACCCTAAAAAGTGAAGATATTCAGAAAGGCAATGTTTTAAACTGTAGGTGGCTGTTTGAAAACCAACCAATTGATATGATAAAAGCAAGCCAAGATCACAATGGATCAGTTAAGACAGTGACAGACATACAAGGTGGGGATGTAAGGAAAGGGTGCTTCATTTTTGAGACTTTTTCTTTAGATGAGATTAAAGAGGAATCTGACTCTACCAGCACCAAGAAGACAATTACTGAAGAAGTAATAAAGGGTGACGTAAAAAGCTACAGAATGCTCTTTGAAACCCAACCACTCTACGCAATTCAGGATCGAGAAGGTTATTTTCATGAAGTGACAACGgttaaaaaggaagaagtaattCATGGAGATGTACGAGGAACAAGGTGGCTTTTTGAAACAAAACCATTAGACTCAATCAATGAATCACAAACTGTGTATGTTATTCAATCTGTCACACAAGAAGACATTCACAAGGGAGATGTTAGTTCTGTCAGATACAGATTTGAAACTCAGCCACTGGACCAGATTTCAGAAGAGTCACATAATATCGTGCCCACTGTTGACTGCATTCAAGGCGGCAATGTGAAGACGAGTAAGCAGTTCTTTGAGTCTGAAAATATTGGTAAGAGCAATTACGTAAGGACAGTAAGTGTCAACGAAATACAGAAGGGCAACGTGAAAACATCCACTTGGCTATTTGAAACTCACACAATAGACGAGCTAAGAGGAGAAGGAtcagaatatgaaaatatcaagACAGTCACCCAAGAAGATGTGCAGAAAGGTGATGTTAAGCAGGCAGTGTGGCTATTTGAAAATCAAACTTTGGATTCTATTAAGGAGGCAGATGAAAGCCCCACCAAAATGACTAAGGAAGAAATCCCTCCTTCTGATGTCAAAACAACTACATGGCTCTTTGAAACAACACCTCTTCATGAATTTAATGAAACTataatagaaaaagtagaaattattggCAAGAGCATTAAAGAAACCTTGCAAGATCTCTACTCTCAAAAAGTTATTGAGGCTCCTGGAATTATCATTGAAGCTGATGAAGTTGGAGATGTCCGGATGGCAAAATACAAGCTAATGAACCAATCATCTCCTGagatacagaaagaagaaattatcaGGGTAGATCTCAGAAGTATAATGATGAACTTACTCTCCAAAAGAGACTGTACCAAAAGAGAGATTTGGGTTAGTGAAGAGGAGAAGGGAAATGTCAATTTCACTAAAACTCAATTATTAAACAGGTCAACTGAAGTTCATGCTGAAAAGGAAGAGATAGTGAGAGGTGATGTACAGCAAGCAATAAAAAACCTGTTGTCAGAGGAAAGACCTGCAAAGAGAGGCATTGTAATTCAGGAAGATGAAAGAGGAGATATTAACATGACTATCTATTGTCTTCTTCATGAAAATGCCAGTGACACAATTGAGCGTGAGGAAGTCATAGGAGGGGACGTGAGACGTGCCATTCATAATCTGTTGTCTTCCTCATCAAACAGTAAAATATCTGAAAGGGCTAAAATCGATGCTTCTGAGAGGGGAAATGTTCAGTTTTTTACAACGTGCATAGAAACTGGAGCTCTGGATTATCTCAAACAACTCCAGACAGGGTCTGATGAAACACTAATGACTAAGAAACCAGAAGAGGAGGAGATAATTGGTGGTGACGTTGAGGGCACAAAACTGTTACTAAAGAGAAGGCAGTCTCAGGTGGAACGCACTGTTAGTGAAGCTGACATCATTCCGGGAGATGTGCACAACACTGTTAAAATGTTTATGGCAGAGCCTCAGAGTTCATCTCATGAGacacacaaagaagaaatcataaaaggAGACTTGAAATCAACCCTGAATTCCCTCAGCCAGGCCATAAGTCAGAAAGCAGTGgctaaaacagaagaaattgtaAAAGGTGACATGCTAGCCACACTCAAGTCACTTCAGGAGTCAACCCACCGATGGAAAGGATCTCAACAGCCAAGTGCCATCCCGTGCGATATTGAGCAAGCTATTGAGTGCCTTGAAAAGGCTACTAACACAAAGACAGAAATCCTGAAAAAGGAGCTTATTCGAGATGATCTTGAAAAATCCTTGAGGTCTTTGAAAGAAGTACAGAAAGGTTTTAAAGAAGTCAACAAAGAaagtataatcagaaaagatGGCCATACTGGGATGGGTGGATCCTCAGAAAGGCAGGAAACAGAAGTCAATCAGGTGGCTGTGCAGAGGGACAAGAAAAGTGTTCTTCAGCCAAGGCCAGGAGCATTTGAACCAAAAGCCAGTTGGCAAGGGGGGGCAGAAGCTCTCAGTGCAATGACAGGTGAATTATGTCATGGGACTTTAACAGAAGAAAGATCTGAGGTTTCTCTCCCAAAGGCCCCAAAAGGCACGGTAAAGATTGTCATAGATCGCGAACAGAACAATGATGCTCTTGAGAAAAGCCTCAGAAGACTATCTAATTCACACCACCAAGATATAACAAATGTGTTGGAAACAGGCAGTAGAATGGGTGTGCAGACCGATACCACCAAAGAACAGCAGCTCAGTGACAAGCACATGAGCAGACAATTAACTTCCACTGTGTCTGTGAAGGAAAACCTAAAATCTACAGAATCAGAGACAGTGAGGAAGCTCAAGAAGGATGAAGTCTTCAACTCCACTGGATCAACTGACAGAACACTTGAGAAGCAACAGGTTCAAACCTGTGAACTGAAGAATGGCCACCAGAAGACTGAGACTTTCCATGAAAAGAGTCCTAAAAAgaccaaaaacattaaaataccaACAGAGACACAAAGATTCACACCTGGTCCTACCCAGCATCCAGGCCACATGCAAATTGGAGAAATGTATGAAGTCACAAGGGACTTTCAGAAGCAAACTCTGTTAAAGCAAGAGATGCAGTATTCTAataaggatataaagaaaaatagtatgAACCTTCAGCCTTTGCCTGTAGATGAAGACATATCCAATATAACAGGAGTGAAAGTCTCTGAGAAAAACCACAATAAATTCAAGGCAACTGACAAAAAGCAGAAAAGTGATATTCATCTGGAAAGTCAGGACTTTCTAATGAAGACAAATACTTCCAAAGACTTAAAGATGGCAATGGAAAGGTCCTTTAATCCAATCAACTTTAACCCTGAgaataatggaaaagaaagtgAGGGCTCCCTTCCACCTCcatctccacctcctcctccaccttccaaTGCATCATCTGAAATTgaatttcctcttcctcctccacctcctttaATACTATTGCCTGAAAAAAATGAGTTTCCTCCCTCACTTTCAACAGAGAAGATAAGGGCTGAATTTGAAAGCTTCTCAggcctccctcttcctccaccacCTGCAGATGAGAAATCTGAGAAAGAATCTCTGTCAATATTCCTTccacctccccttcctccagCTCAATCTCAAATACCAGCAcatcttctttcctcttcagTTCCAGAAAAGCACAGTGAAGCATTCATACAACAGTATTCCCAGAAAGAAGCCTTGAGCTCTCAGGAAACTCATTCTCAATGTAAAGTCATTACAGGAAAATCACCACCTCCCACATTACCCAAGCCCAAATTTCCCAAGAGAATCCAAGATAAAAAGAACCAGCTTCTCCCAAAAGTTGAACTGGAAGATTCCCTGTCCTCCTCAGTTCCAGAAAAACATAGTGAAGCATTCATACAACAGTATTCCCAAAAAGAAGCCTTGAGCTCTCAGCAAATTCATTCTCAGTCTAAAATCACAACAGGAAAATCACCACCTCCCACATTACCCAAGCCCAAATTTCCCAAGAGAATCGAAGATAAAAAGAACCAGCTTTTCCCAAAGGTTGAACGGGAAGATTCCCCATCAAACATGGAATGTAAAACTACTCCCTTAAAGTATGAGAAAAAAGTAGAGATGGCTATGAGCAgtgaacacacagagacaaagcaGAACACATTCAGAAAGAGCCTTGATGAGAGAAAACAGCTATCTGTTGACTCTGCAAAGTCTCTCTCACAGACAGTTCCTGAAACTTCTGCACTCAAAGGAAAGCAGATGGTACCTCTCATAAAATCTCACTCATTTCCAGCAGTTTCAGGACAACAAAGTCCAAAACCTTATATGAGAAAATTTAAGACACCTTTAATGATTGCTGAAGAAAAATACAGGCAACAAAGGGAAGAGcttgaaaaacagagaaaagagatgTCTTATTGCCACATTGTCAGAACGGAAAACCAAAATCGAGACCTATCAGAGTTGGAAAAGGAAACAGTCttgcaaaaaacaaataaagaggTCCCCCTACCCACAACTGATTCAGTGCTCCCTGTGGCCCAGCCCATCCCAGTGCTTTCAGACTCTGAAAGCAATATTCAAGTTGCAGGAGCACGCTCTGATGACCAGCTTTCAACTGCATCAGCAGTGACAGTCGCAGCCACAAGGCTCCAGCATGCTCAAGCAGCCTCAGAAGAGAAGACTAAAGTGAAAAAAGAAGTCTTACAGAGCTCTAGGGATACTACACAATCTAAATCTGCTTGTGAAATTAACCAGAGTCACCAAGAATGTAGTACACAGCAAACACAGCAGAAGTGCCTTAGGCAGTTGCTCTCGCCTCAGAGCAAATCAGGTTCCCCAAGTTTCAAAGTGAAAACCATCAAGCTTCCTACTGTAGATCATGTAGACATCAACTATGAAAGTCACCGAAAGCAATCTCAAGTAGACGTTCAAGCCATTACCAAAGAGCAGCATCAGGAAACCAAGAAAACTGAAGCAAGTACAGAATACAGTAATAGGCAAGCTGTGACTGAACAATATTACCAAATAcccaaaaaggagaaaagagtgaCAATTCAACTGCCTTCAGAATTTTCAGAGAAAAGCCATGAAAGTAAGTTCAAAATTGTTCCTGAGAAACAAAGAGATTTTAGGGAACCTGTGAGAGGGAAGTTtctagaaactgaagaaaaaaataggggaaCATCAATGATTAGCTCAAAAGAAGAGAGATTGATAGTTGAAGGACAACAAGAACATCTGAGTAATAGGTCAGCACCGAAGGCAGTCAAACAGAAGATTATTGATGCACACTGTGAGTCACAGACTCAGAATTTTCAGCAAACACAAATACAGACTTCTGAAAGTACAGTTGAACATAAAAAATTGTCCCAGTCATGTGATattcagcaggaaaaaaaatgcctCAGAGACAAGGGCATCCAACAGAAGCAAGTCTCCTCCAATACTAAAGATTCAAAGCAAGAGATTACACAGAACAaatcttcattttcctctgtGAAAGAATCCCAGCAGGATAATGGAAAATGTGCTGTAAATATATTGGAATTCTTGAGAAAACGTGAAGAACTACAACAGATTTTGTCTAGAGTAAAACAGTTTGAAGCAGAGCCAAATAAAAGTGGCCTTAAAACGTTTCAGACACTGTTAAATATTATTCCGGTATGGCTGATaagtgaagaaaaaagagaatacgGAGTTCACATTGCCATGGagaataatttagaaaaagtcaaagaagaaatagcaCGTATTAAAACGCAAGCTGAGGATATGCTTGTgtactgtgaaaataaaattcaaacagcCATGATCACCTCCAAAACTGGATTGCAAGAAAATAAACCTATTAGTCTTAAGGAAGCATCCTCAAAAGTGTCTAATACTAAAGCCAGCTATAATGAAAAcatggaacaaaaagaaaataaaattgtagaagaaaaaatagcgCACCACCAAGAAGCAACTCATCACGAAGCTACTGTTCATAATTGCACAAAAACCCATGAGGAAATTAAGCTGGATGACAGCAAGATTTCTCCTCCCTCTTTAAAAACTCGTCCACCATCACCTACTTTTATAACAATTGAATCTACTGCCCGACGAACAGAAACCTCAGCTAAGGATGAGCTTTCTCAGTCCCCTAAAAAGGACAGTTGTGTTGAACCCCCCCCAAGAGGGCCAATGCCACAATCACCTAGAATTCACAGAGCAAACACCTCCCCTTCTCCACCCAGGAGTCGCTCTGAACAACTTATCAAACTCAAAGACACAACGGCAAAGTTATCCAGAGGAACCGTTCCGTGTCCGCCAGCAACCCCGGTTCCAATTGTAGAGAAGAGGACGGAAATCATCAGGTCCCCAGCAACACTTCGTCGTCAAATAAAGATAGAGAGTCGTGACAGGGTCTCTCCACCGACAATCACAATACCTGTGCATGTGAATCACATTGGTGGTGCTTCCTTCAGAGAATCCATGGAAGCTCAAGAGGAAGTTAGGAAAGTGGAGAAAAGGGCGACATATGTTCATAAAGATGGAGTGAATTCCATCAACGGCATCGTGCCCGACACTGAGAGTTATGATGCAGTCGAAGTCATCCGCAAGGTGGAAGTGCCTCGCCTGTCAGAGCACACACAGAGATATGAAGCGGCCAATCGAACTGTTCAAATGGCTGAAAAGTATGTGAATGACcgtgaaaatgaaataaacaggtGGTTCAGGGAATTTGAGGAAGGCCCAGTTTTTGAAGCCAAGTCAGATAGAAGAGTCTATGCAAATGGAGAAGCTAACCATAATATAAAACAAGAGAGTCGTACATTTTGTAAGGAGGAATTTGGAGTAACATCTTCAGAAAACACTAATTTTGCAGACTTTTCTTACAAATATCCCATAGAATTCCAAGAAAAAATTTCTGTTAAACAGCCCAAAGTACGCTCAGAAACAAGGTCTCTGAGTGAACATTTCTCAGGCATGGATACATTTGAGAGTCAAGTTGTTGGATCAAAGGTGACGGCTTCATCCTCACATAGCTCTGAAGCTGGTAAATCTGGCTTTGACTTCAAGCATGCCCCACCCACCTATGAAGATGTTATTGCTGGCCATATTTTAGACATCTCTGATTCACCTAAGGAACTCAGGAGGAATTTTCAAAAAACATGGCAGGAGAGTGAAAGAGTTTTTCAAAGTCTGGGATATGCAACCTCAGAAACTTCTGCAACTGAGACCACCTTCCAGGAGGGATCTGCATTTATAAGTG aagctgCTACTCCAAGACAAGGAAATATGTATACTTTGTCAAAAGACAGTATATCCAATGGAGTGCTTAGTGGCAGACAAGCAGAGTTTTCATAA